TGTGAAAATAGCACCAACATTAGCCCAATGTTTCTGTGATAAAGCTGATTTCCATAGCGCTTGACGTTCTGACCAAATAATGCAGTAAGCTCCATAACATTCCAATTTTCGCCCATTAGCAGAGTCAATGAGAGGCATAACCTGCACTCACACCTAATTTCTAAAATTAAGAGGCAACTTTTCCTGCGGATATAGACTGCTGTAGTGTGTTTGAAAGCATTGGGCAAGCATATCCAGTTTCACGATCCAGGTATTTTAAAGAATTTACGTTAAAAGGGCTCTTAAATTTCTATAATAATGCAAAGATCTGAAGTCGATTAAAACATTTATAGTGAAAAAATGAGAGCTTACTTTGTAATGATGTGTTGAACACAAAGAGGAAAAAATTTCACAAAAGGACCATCATATCAGCGATCGACATTTTTATTTCTCAGGCTCTGCTTTGCTTTCTCTAAGGGCTTTTTTGCATTTATGGCATGCAAACCAATTGATTATACTACTTAATAAAACGCCGAGAGCGAAAAAAATAAAGAGCCATATAAAAAGAGGAGCTTGATAAGTAAAATTGTCAGAGCTGATTCGAAAAGGATCAAACGTCAATGTAACCATTTGACGGTTAGCTACGATAAAGGCAATCAACAGAGTTGTGATAGGCACCAAAATAATTGTTAAAATGATGCGTTTGGTTGTCATAAATTTACTCATTGATTGAGCCGATCACGCAAATCTTTACCAGTTTTGAAAAAAGGAATCCATTTTTCTTCAACCATAACGGTTTCACCTGTTCGTGGATTGCGACCATTACGGGCTGAGCGGCTTTTGACAGAAAAAGCTCCAAAACCGCGAAGTTCAACACGATTGCCATTGGCAAGTGCTGTTGAAATTTCTTCAAAAATAGCGTTCACAATATTTTCCACATCACGTTGAAAAAGATGCGGGTTATGACGGGCGATAATTTGCACAAGCTCTGATTTAACCAAAATAACCTCTCTTTCAGACAAAAAAGATTTTTTTACAATTGTACACTTTATGCATGCATATTACATATATAAATGGATGGAAGTAAAATAAAACCAAGAAAAAACAAATTGCAAGAAACAAAATTTGAAAATACATCTTATGAAGGACTATCAAGTCGAAAAACACGGAATATTTGAGAGATTAGGATAGTATGTCCGTACACAATCATTCTGAAATCTTTTCAACAAAATTACCTTTTTGTAAGAAATCATCTTTTAGAGATGTTTTTAAAAAAGCATCTCGCCATTCGTATCGCATTGGCATATTAAAGTTTTTTTTACCTCTCTGTGCATTGGCTACAGCGCTGGTTTTTTGCTGGTTTACATTTTTCTTTTTTCCTGCTTCTTGTGACCCTGTGATTTTGAATGATGAAGAGAATGGGGCAATGGCAATGAAATTGACGATGCTCAATCCAAAATTAGAGGGTTATACGCGTTCTCAAGAGCCTTATTGGCTCAAAGCAGAAAAGGCATTTCAAGATCGTACACGTTCTGGAGTGGTTGGGCTACAAAACATTACAGCTGAGACGTTTGTAGGCAAACAAGGACGCGTTTTTATTGATGCGCAAGGGGGAATTTACGATAATATTAATGGTTGTTTGCAATTGAATAAGCCATTCACAATTACAACAAGTGATGGAATGATTGCACAATTTATGACAGCAGATATTAGTTTATCTGAGGGGCAATTAAGCACAGATCAACGTGTAAATATTCAACGTGCAGGTTTGCATCTTGCAGCGAATGGTTTGCAAATTCGAAAAAAAGGACAAAACATATATTTTTATGGTGGGGTTCATTTAGTGCTTGACAAGCAATGAGAGAGTATCAATACGAATCTTGAGCGATCTTTATGAAACAGAAGTATGTGTATGTGCAAACAAAAGAATTGCGAGTGATGAAATGAAGCCGGGGGGATCATACAGAAAGTGGATGGGTATGATTTTTGCTTTGAACGTAGGAATATTAGGGTTTGGAGAAGATGTCGGATATGCTGAAGTAGCCTGTTTTGGAATTCATCTCTTAAACGACAAGGAACCGGTAGAACTTTATGCAGATTCTTTGGAAATACGTGATAAAGAGGGGATAGCACTCTTTAATGGCGATGTTTCAGTGGTTCAAGGTGAATGTCTTCTGCGAACGGCAAAGTTAGTTGTTTATTACGATAAGACGCAGAAAGTAGCTGATAAGGATCGAGTCGACACGAAGGCAGAATCACATGCCAGGTTTGGTTCAACAGGTATTAAAAAAATGGAAGCTTTAGGAAAGGTTTATATAAAAATCGCCACGCAAATTGCTACAGGTGATAAAGGCGTTTTTGATGGAGAATCAAAAATGATGAGCTTGACAGGGCGTAATGTGGTATTGACCGATGGTGATAATGTAGCAACAGGATGCAAGCTGACAGCAGATATGGAAAGCGGAAAGGCTTTTCTAGAAGGTTGTGAGACGTTTGAGAAAAAGGGTCGCGTTTCCATTATTTTTAAACAAAGTCAAAAGAATGGTCATTAAGATTTTATGTTTGGAATCAAAAGAGAAAAACGGACAGACAAACATGATCTTACAAGTAAAGCTTTAAGAAAACACTTAAAGGGGACCTTAGTTGCCAGTCATTTAGTTAAAGTTTACCGTGGAAGGCAGGTTATTAATGATGTTTCTTTCGGCATTCGTACCGGAGAGGCGATTGGTATTTTAGGTCCCAATGGTGCGGGAAAAACGACTTGTTTTTATATGGTTACGGGACTCATTAAATCGGATGGGGGGAAGATTAAAATTGATGGATTTGATATCACCCATCTGCCAATGTATCGGCGTGCTCGTTTAGGTATTGGGTACCTTCCGCAGGAGGCATCGATTTTTCGCGGCCTTTCAGTAGAAAATAACATTAAAGCTGTTTTGGAGGTAGTCGAAAAAGATCGCTTTAAACGACATGAAGAGTTGAATGCCCTTTTACATGAATTTAAAATTAACCACTTACGCAAGATGCCCGCTCTTTCTTTATCAGGGGGAGAGCGTCGGCGTCTTGAAATTGCGCGCGCTTTAGCTTCTCGACCCAATTTTATATTACTTGACGAACCATTTGCGGGAATTGATCCTATTGCCATTTTTGATATTCAGCAGCTTATTCGTTATTTAACCCAACGTGGGATTGGTGTTTTGATAACTGATCATAATGTGCGTGAGACATTGGAACTTGTCGACCGCGCTTATATCATTCATGCAGGGAAAGTGTTAGTTCACGGTTGCCCTAACGATATTATAAACAACACTGATGTACGCAGAATTTATTTGGGAAATCAATTTTCTCTCTAATTTTACAGTTTCTATGAGTCCTTGCTTAAACTTAAACGGATTAATATGGTAAAGATAAGTTCCATCTCCATATATTCGGTAATCCAACGTATTTCACAGGATTGAATGAGAATTTATTTTTGATCTACTTTTCTTTCACATAAAGTAAGAATAATTATTACTTTATGTGAAAGAAACTATAATGATCTCATTAAGAGCTTCAAATAATGAGGAGATGCAGTTGTTTGAGAGCAAAAGGGAAATAAGTGTTTTTTATCTGAGTTACACAATAAAACCTTCGATAGCGATTGTGTTTATCGCGTTATTGCTGAGAAGCTCTTTAATTTGTGCCAAAAATTCTTGTATAAATGTCGTCTTAAACTGAATTTTTGCTAAATAAATAAAAAAATCTCATCAAAATCGGATAATCTCATTATTGGTTTAATCTGCTTTTAATTGCACCATGCGAAAGATATCGCTAGATTAACCTTATAATGAATGCTAAACGAGACTAGAAATAAATATGCGTGTTGTTGGAAAGTATATTAATAATACTTTTTGTTGTCGAATTAAATAACGTATTGATTATTTCGGATATTTTTATGGTGGCACTATGGGGTATATATATTACAGTTGTCAAATAGGGTTTGTAGTATTTTGTTGGTTTGCATTGCGTATTTAGAAATGGTGCACGGCTTGTGGATATCAAGCCAGATTTGCAAGTGTTTTTAAAGTATTTTGTGAACGCATTAAATCTGTTTAGATTGTTGTAGTTAGGAGTGCTCAAGCACACAGTATCGTCAAAGTAAAGTGTCATTTATCTCGATATTTTTATCATCTTATGGGAGCCGGTTCTTAAAAGGAAGAGGAAGATCTTATACCTAAATTGTATGTCAACTCTTATAATTAAAAAATCGAAAATTTTTAAACGGTAGCCTTTGCTCGTATCCTAGAGAGATTAATATTTTATGGACAACACCATTTCTTTGTTTTCTTATGCTGTTAATGAGAGGCTGAATACCTATTTATTGTTGTGCCGATAGTGAATTATGAGATGAATTGAACCATCACCCGTTATAAATTGAAAAATAAATACACATGCGATGATGCAAGAAAGTGACAGAACTTTAAAAATCCATACCGTTGATTAGTTTGTGGATGAGTATTTGAGCGTGCAAAAGGAAAATTAAAATATGAATTTGAGTGAGTTAATTGCACCAGAAGCTATTATTCCAGCTCTTAAAGCGAATTCGAAGAAACAAGTTCTGCAAATTTTAGCCGAAAAAGCTGCTGAATTGACAGGTCTTAATGAGCGTGTGGTTTTTGATATCGTTTTGCAACGTGAAAAACTAGGTTCAACGGGGTTGGGTGGTGGTATTGCGATTCCTCATGGTAAATTGCCTGATATTAATCGAATCATTGGTATATTTGCGCGCCTTGAAAATGCAGTTGATTTTGAAGCTCTTGATGACGAACCTATAGATCTTGTTTTTCTTCTTTTAGCACCTGAGAACGCTGGTGCTGACCATTTAAAAGCTTTGTCACAGATCGCGCGTGTTTTGCGCCATTCTGATGTTGTTCAAAAATTGCGCAATACCCATGATGCCAATGCTCTTTATGCTTTATTGATTCAGAATTCAGCATCAAACGCAGCTTAAAAGTCCGGTGTTAAATATACATATTGCGGAGCATGTACCACCGAGCAGGTTAGAAAGTGATATAAGCTGTGCTTAACAGAGCTGAAAACGCTAATTGCGTCAGGGGATTTTTGAAGAAATCATTTCCAAAGGAATCTCTTGAAGAAAAGGGGGGGCAGGAGCGAGCACTGGATTTTGTTGTTTTTTTATTGTCATGCTCTTCAGCTACTTTTGGAGTCTTCATCCGTGAATTAAAGTTTTTCGTAAGTCAAAATGGTTTGAGTATGTTTTGATGATATTGGTACTTAAAGTTTCGAGGGTTAAGGGGAATCATTTTCTTTTTGTAAAAGGGTGAGAGAGGTCAACTATTTAAGGACAGGTTTAGTTTAAATATCAGCTGCTGCAGAAATCCAAGATGGAAAAAAACAGTTTTATATGGTAGAGGGTAGGAGAATGAAGATTGTAAATTTTTAGTTGAGCAAAGACTTTTTTGTACGTGTAAAACTCATTCAATTTTGATTTAATCGATGGAGAAGTTGTTTAAAGAACTATGGGGTAGAAGTACAAGACACTGTTGTAGAAAAAATGGTCCTATGTTTTTATTTATAAATGACTTCAAAATAGGATGGTAATGTTTACCCAATGAATGACTCAGAAGTTTTTGGTGGAAAAAAGTGAATATTCTTTTATCCATTGAGACGGTATCATTAAACCAGTTTAGATTATTGGTATCGTTTCAGAAATTGGTAATTTAAGATGAAAGGCATATGGCAAGAATAAAGGGTCTTAAAGTAGGCAAAGAATGCGGTGGTTAGGCAGG
This genomic window from Bartonella quintana contains:
- the ptsN gene encoding PTS IIA-like nitrogen regulatory protein PtsN, which produces MNLSELIAPEAIIPALKANSKKQVLQILAEKAAELTGLNERVVFDIVLQREKLGSTGLGGGIAIPHGKLPDINRIIGIFARLENAVDFEALDDEPIDLVFLLLAPENAGADHLKALSQIARVLRHSDVVQKLRNTHDANALYALLIQNSASNAA
- the lptB gene encoding LPS export ABC transporter ATP-binding protein — its product is MFGIKREKRTDKHDLTSKALRKHLKGTLVASHLVKVYRGRQVINDVSFGIRTGEAIGILGPNGAGKTTCFYMVTGLIKSDGGKIKIDGFDITHLPMYRRARLGIGYLPQEASIFRGLSVENNIKAVLEVVEKDRFKRHEELNALLHEFKINHLRKMPALSLSGGERRRLEIARALASRPNFILLDEPFAGIDPIAIFDIQQLIRYLTQRGIGVLITDHNVRETLELVDRAYIIHAGKVLVHGCPNDIINNTDVRRIYLGNQFSL
- a CDS encoding LptA/OstA family protein, whose product is MGMIFALNVGILGFGEDVGYAEVACFGIHLLNDKEPVELYADSLEIRDKEGIALFNGDVSVVQGECLLRTAKLVVYYDKTQKVADKDRVDTKAESHARFGSTGIKKMEALGKVYIKIATQIATGDKGVFDGESKMMSLTGRNVVLTDGDNVATGCKLTADMESGKAFLEGCETFEKKGRVSIIFKQSQKNGH
- the ihfB gene encoding integration host factor subunit beta; this translates as MVKSELVQIIARHNPHLFQRDVENIVNAIFEEISTALANGNRVELRGFGAFSVKSRSARNGRNPRTGETVMVEEKWIPFFKTGKDLRDRLNQ
- the lptC gene encoding LPS export ABC transporter periplasmic protein LptC; this encodes MSVHNHSEIFSTKLPFCKKSSFRDVFKKASRHSYRIGILKFFLPLCALATALVFCWFTFFFFPASCDPVILNDEENGAMAMKLTMLNPKLEGYTRSQEPYWLKAEKAFQDRTRSGVVGLQNITAETFVGKQGRVFIDAQGGIYDNINGCLQLNKPFTITTSDGMIAQFMTADISLSEGQLSTDQRVNIQRAGLHLAANGLQIRKKGQNIYFYGGVHLVLDKQ